The DNA sequence ATTTAAATCTACTAGGACATGAAATAATTAATGTCAACTTAGCAAAATGGGGAGGATCTTCCTTAACTGATCTACAACAATCAGTTCCAACACAAGGAATTATTAAAGGGAAAATACCGAACACTTATGTGCCTGGGCGCAATACAGTGTTTATCGCCATTGGGCTAAGTCTTGCCGAAGCAAAAGGAGCCAATCAAATAGTTCTTGGCATTAATGCTATGGATTACTCTGGTTATCCAGACTGTAGACCAGACTACCTAAAGTCATTCCAAGCTCTCGCTAACCTAGCAAGTAAAGCAGGTCGAGAAGGTAATGCCCCAAAGCTATGGGCTCCTTTAATTCATTTGAATAAAGTTGAAATTATTCAAGAAGCTCTCAGATTAAATATTCCAATTGACAAAACATGGAGTTGCTATAACGGCTTAGAAAAGCCTTGTGGGCTATGTGATAGCTGTCGCATTCGTAATGAAGCCTTGGAAAAAGCGGGACGCTCCGATTTATCTACTAGAGAAGAAATATGATTATTCCAATTAGAAAGCTTTGCGAGTGGTGTGATCCTGTTTACGTTGCTGAAAATTTAATTGCTAATTTTGGGGAAGATGGATTCATCTGGCTAGATAGTGATGGAAGCAAAATAGGAAGGTGGATTGTTTTAGCAGCGGAGCCTATAGATCAAATTTGCTCTAGGGGCTTGCCTAGCCAATATTGTAATGCTAATCCTTTTGATTCTTTAAGAAGTTTAGAACCTGGCCATTGGACTGGCTGGTTAAGTTATGAAGCTGGTGCATGGATAGAGCCAAATAATCCTTGGAAAGAAGACTCGATGGCAACTTTGTGGATAGCAAGGCATGATCCTGTATTAAAATTTGATCTGAAAGAGCAAAAACTTTGGATAGAAGGTTGTGATCCCAAACGATTATTAAAATTATTTAACTGGATAAAAGACCTTAAGAATAATGAGGCGAAGCAAACCTCAGTACAATCAAAAAGTCCCATACGTATTCCACTTCGGTCTTGGGAATGGTTAACCAATGAAAAAGAATACGCCGAAAAGGTTGAGATAATTCAAGAGTGGATCAAAAAAGGTGATATTTTTCAAGCAAGCCTCTCTGCTTGCTGTAAAGGTAAAAAGCCACAAAATATGCTTGCCATTGATATATTCAAAAAATTGAGGCATCATTGTCCCGCCCCATTCTCAGGAATTATTATTGCGTCAGGAGAAGCAAGCGGTGAAGGCGTAATATCTACCTCCCCTGAGCGATTTCTCAAAGTACTACCTAATGGAACAGTAGAAACACGTCCTATTAAAGGAACTCGCCCCCGTCAAAGCAATGCACAGAGGGATGCTGATATGGCAGCTGATTTAATATGTAGTCAAAAAGATAGAGCCGAAAATGTCATGATTGTGGACCTTCTAAGAAATGATCTAGGTAAAGTTTGTCAACCAGGTAGTATCCAAGTCACAAAATTAGTTGGACTAGAAAGCTACTCTCAAGTACATCATCTAACATCTGTAATAAGTGGAACTCTTAGAGACGGCAAAACATGGGTAGATCTCCTTGAATCATGCTGGCCAGGAGGTTCAATCAGTGGTGCACCTAAGCTAAGAGCATGTCAAAGATTATATGAACTTGAACCTATTGCACGAGGTCCATACTGTGGCTCATTCATACATGTTGATTGGGATGGTCAATTTGATAGCAATATTTTAATTCGATCTCTCATGATTAATAAATCGAATCTTCGTGTAAATGCAGGTTGCGGGATCGTTGCAGATTCAGATGCTAACAATGAAGCGGAAGAACTGACCTGGAAATTATTGCCTTTATTAAAAGCATTGGATTGAAATTAACATGAATCAAAAATTAGGCTGGATCGATGGCCATTGGGGATCACCAAAAGAGTTAAAAATACCAATCCACGATAGAGGAATAAATTTTAGTGATGGAATCTTTGAAACCATTTTTGTGGAAAATGGGAAGCCTCAATTATTAATAGCTCATTTAACGAGATGGCATAAAAATGCTGAAATATTAGGAATGACTTTGCCTCCTAACATTGAGATATTGAGTCCAATTCTTAGCGAAGGCATTGAAAAGTGTGCCTTGGATAAGGGTTGCGGCTCAATTCGTCTAAACTGGAGTAGAGGTCATAATATCAATAGAGGTATAGATATACGCCAGCCAAATGATGAAAAATCACTATATATATTTTGGATAGAAATTTCTCATATTGAGCCTTCATTTCAAGCCATTGCAACTTTAATTAGTAAATCTGAAAAAAGAAATGCTGAAAGTGTAATAAGTCAATGTAAGACTTTCAATTATATTCAATCAATACAAGCCAGACGAGAAGCAAAACTTGCTGGCTTCGATGATGCATTACTAATGAGCACTACTGATGAAATCTGTTGTGGCACTACTGCAAATATCATCGTAAAGCGAAATAAGGAGCTATTAACACCTCGACTCCAAAGTGGTTGTTTACCCGGAATAATGAGAGCCCAAGGGTTGAAAAAAGGAATTTTTAAAGAAGCCAAGCTATCTCCTCAACCCCAAGCAGAAGATGAATGGCTACTGATTAATAGTTTAGGTTGTCATCCAATCACAAAAGTCAACCAAACTTCTACCAGATTATTTCCAAATCCAAGAGATCTCTGGAAATCATTATTACTAGCAAATTAATTACAGCATGATTGGCATAGTTACATTTGCTGGGAACGGGGCGCAAGATTCAACTTGAAAGTCCACAACATCCCCAATAATGACTATTGAAGGAGATATAAAATTCTGATCTTTTACATCTTTGGCAAGGTTTTCAAGAGTAGTCTTTAAGAGGCGTTGGCCCACAACAGTGCCTTGTTGTATTACAGCTGAAGGGGTTTTGAGATCCAACCCCCCTGCCAACAATTCTTTAACAATATAAGCAAGGTTATGCACACCCATATAAATCACTAAGGTATTTGTTGATTGTGCAAGAGCCTGCCAATTGACTGAAGGACGAGTCTTACTAATACCCTCATGACCTGTCACAAAAGTGACTGAACTGCCTGCAAGGCGATGAGTTAAAGGAATCCCAAAATAAGAAGGAACAGCAATGCCAGCAGTTACTCCAGGTACCACTTGAACAGATATGCCATTTTTCTCTAAAAAAATTGCTTCTTCACCACCTCTACCAAACACAAATGGGTCTCCACCCTTCAAACGAACAACACATTCATGACGCTTAGCCAATTCCAATAAAACTAAATTAGTTTTTACCTGAGAAGTTGAATGATGACCACGGCGTTTACCAACAAATATGCATTCACACTTATCTCGCACAAAGCCAAGCACCTCGTCAGGTATTAAAGCGTCATATACAAGGGCATTGCATTGACTAAGGAGCCTCCTTGCCTTCACAGTTAGTAAGTCAGGATCACCAGGGCCTGCGCCTACTAAATAAACAGTGCCAGGTTTGTCATCATTCATGAATGAAAATTTTAGTCAAGAACGCTTTAAAAACCACTTACGCAAGATAGGCAGTGGAGAACACACTAGTCATGGGATGACCCGAAAAGAATCAGCCGATGCTTTAGAGCTAATTCTGAAAGGGAGTCCAACGCCTGCTCAAATTGGAGCATTTTTCATTGCTCATCGTATTCGAAGGCCCGAACCTCAAGAACTTGCGGGTATGGTTGATACGTATATCAAACTAGGTCCCAAACTGCATCAAAACCAAGAGCTTACTCAACCTATTTGTTTCGGAATGCCATTTGACGGAAGAAGTAAAACAGCACCTATTTATCCTCTTGCAATCTTGGTACTACTCGATGCAGGTCAACCAATTGTCCTCCATGGTGCTGGACCTATGCCAGTCAAATATGGAGTGACAACTGAAGCATTGTTTAATGCGCTTGGTCTTTGTCTGACCAAGTTAAGTATGGATGCTGTACAAAATGGTTTTGTAAAACATGGGCTAGCCCTCATTCATCAACCAGATCACTTTCCTCTAGCTGAAACACTAATTAGTTATCGCGAAGAAATAGGAAAACGCCCACCTGTTGCAAGCATGGAGTTACTCTGGACAGCTCATCAAGGGAAACATCTACTAGTCACGGGATATGTACATCCTCCAACTGAAGGTAGACATACAAAAGCACTAGAAATACTAGGTGAACAAAATATCGTTACCATTAAAGGACTTGAAGGTGGAACCGATATTCCAATTAGCCGTACTACAAAAGCAACACATATCAACAATAATCATGAGAAACATTTAATCCTTGACCCACTTCAATATGCATGTCAGGGGAAAGATATACGTTGGGAGGATCTAGATAGATGGAGACTTATAAGTATGCAAGCACTAAATGGCGAAGGACCATTAGCAAAAGCTGTTGTGTGGAATGCAGGCATTTACTTATGGTTAGCAAAAATAAGCGATAGTATTGCAGATGGGATCCAAAAAGCTGAAGTTAGTCTTACCTCAGGTTCCGCAAAAGCAACCCTTCAACAATTAATTAAATGGCGAGCAGAAATAGATTAATACCTATCCAATTATGTGCTTTTTTTACTCTTCTAGATGACCGGTTAGGAGAAAGTTTTGTTTTCCCATTGCTACCATTTCTCCTAGAGCGTTTTACCAGTAGTGGGGTCACCCTTACTCTTCTTACTGGAAGTTATGCATTAGCACAATTCACTGTCTCTCCTTTAATTGGGGCATTGAGTGATCGTTTTGGTAGGAAGCCTATTCTAAAAATCTGTGTGGGGGGTTCACTAGTAGCCATTAGTCTATTTGGTATTACACTTAGTTTAAATTGGACAAACATTTTACCAATCTGGGCGACAGGTTTACCGTTGCTTTTACTATTTATAGCAAGAATTATCGATGGACTTAGTGGAGGTACAGCTGCTACAGCAACTGCAATTCTCGCAGATATCTCAACCCCAGAGAATCGAGCAAAAACATTTGGTTTAATTGGCTTAGCTTTTGGTCTTGGATTTGCAATTGGTCCACCACTTGGTGGAAGATTAGCTGAAGTAAACCCAACATTAGCCGTAATACCAGCAGCATTATTTGCTCTAATCAATTTAGGATTAGTTACATGGTTTCTACCTGAAACATTACCTATCAATTCAAGAAATCGTCTACCAAAAAAGCGAAACTTAAATCCATTTAGTCAATTATCCAAACTATTTAGAAATCCATCTGTAAGAAAGCCATGTCTTAGTTTTTTTCTCTTTTTTATGGCATTTAATGGTTTCACTGCAATCTTGGTTCTCTACCTTAAAGAAGCATTCTCATGGACTAGTGCACTTTCAGGATGGGTTTTTGCACTAGTTGGGCTTATAGCAATGATTGTCCAAGGAGGGTTAATTGGACCTTTAGTAAAACAATTCGGGGAATTAAAACTGACAATTACAGGACTCGGATTACTAACCATTGGATGTTTACTAATACCTATGGCAAATCAGGAAAACTCAATACCAATAGTATTTACTGGAGCTGCCTTGTTAGCAACAGGAACAGGTTTAGTTACGCCTTGTCTACGCAGTCTGATATCTAGACGTATAGACATTTCTAGCCAAGGTACTGTTTTAGGTGGCCTACAAGGACTACAAAGTTTAGGTACTTTTGTTGGAGGGATAACTGCTGGTTTTGTATATGATCAATTAGGGCAAAAAAGTCCTTTCTTTGGAGGTGCAATAATTTTAGTCATAGTAATAGCATTGTTAATAGGAATACCACTAGACAAAAGGAAAGCACAAGTGATATGAATCAATAAGTGCATACACCAAGTTAACCACCTAGATGGTCAGCCATAGTGGCTGATCAAAAAAAGATCCTAATGTCAAAAACAAAGCTAAGTAAGGATAACTATCTTAATAGAGAGTTGAGCTGGATTGGTTTTAATGAACGTGTTCTCGCGATAGCATTGAACCAGAAAACACCTTTACTAGAGCAAGCAAAATTTAGTGCGATATTTAGTAATAATCTAGATGAGTTTTTCATGGTAAGAGTCGCTTCTCTTAAGTCACAAGTTGAGGCTGGGATTACCAAGCGAAGCGAAGACAATCAAACACCTAAAGAACAGTTAATCAATATCAGAAAACATCTAGAGCCTCTTTTAAAAAAACAACAAAGTCACTACAAAAATAATTTAATCAGTTCCTATATCAATGAAAAAATTTTTCTACTTGAATATAAAGACTTAAATGATCGCCAGAGAACTTGGGTTGATAACTATTTCCAAACAGCTATTTTCCCAGTTCTTACTCCATTAGCAGTTGACCCTGCACATCCATTCCCGTTCGTAAGTAATCTAAGCCTTAACATTGCGGCACTGATTAGAGACCCAGAGACTGGTAAAGAACAATTTGCACGAGTAAAGGTGCCAGGAAGAACCATGGATAGGTTCATAACTATTCCAAATGATTTAAGTGGAATAGACCCTAACCCTATCTATAACGCAATACCAATAGAGCAAATAGTTGCTTTTAATTTGCACATGCTCTTTCCTGGCATGAAAGTAGAGCAGCACTCATTTTTTAGGGTTACACGAGATGCTGACTTAGAACTACGAGATTTAGAAGCTGATGATTTAATGATTGCGCTCGAAGAGGGACTCCGCAAACGTCGAATAGGAGGAGAAGTAGTGCGGCTTGAAGTCTCGAAAGATATACCAGTCACGATATTAGAGTTACTGATGGAAGGCATGGCAGTTGAGGAAGCAGATTTATATCACATTGATGGACTACTAGGCCTTGATGATCTTCAGGCATTGCTAAAAATCGATATGCCAGTTCTCAAATATCCGCAACAAAGAGGGCAAACACATAAGTTACTCAAAAGTAGTCAAAGAGGATTACTAGAAGATGGGTCAATTAAGCAAGAGGAGTTCAAGAGCATTTTTTCAATTATCAAAAAACAGGATTTGCTACTCCACCACCCATTCGACCTCTTCTCCACTTCTGTAGAAGAGTTTATTAATCAATCTGCTGAAGATCCTCAAGTTATGGGGATTAAAATGACTCTTTATCGAGTATCAAAAGATTCAAAAATAATCGAAGCGCTAATTAGGGCAGCTGAAAATGGCAAGCAGGTTATGGCATTGGTTGAGCTTAAAGCCCGTTTTGATGAAGACAATAATATTCAATGGGCAAAACAACTGGAGAAATCTGGGGTGCATGTTGTATATGGCGTTCTGGGATTAAAAACACATACAAAGATTGCCTTAGTTATTAGAAAAGAAAAAGAGCGCTTACGGAGTTACTTTCATATCGGTACAGGTAACTACAATTCAAAAACATCCAAACTGTATACAGATTTAGGACTGCTCTCGGTAAATCCTGAGCTTGGTCAAGATTTAATCGAACTGTTTAACTATTTAACTGGCTTCTCTAAACAACAAACCTTTAGAAAATTATTAGTTGCACCAGTTACTCTGAGGAAAGGAATGGAAGCATTAATACGTCGAGAAATCAAATTTGCAAAGAATGGTAAAACAGGGAAAATACGTGCAAAAATGAATTCACTTGTCGATCCCAACATTATTAATTTACTCTACGAAGCATCTGAAGCCGGAGTCCAAATTGAACTAATTATTCGAGGAATGTGTTGTTTATATCCTCAGCGAAATGGGTTGAGTGAAAACATAAAAGTAATTAGTGTGATCGGAAGATATCTAGAACATTCAAGAGTTTTTTGGTTCCATAACGATGGTAATTCAGAAGTTTTTATAGGTAGTGCAGATTGGATGCGTCGAAATTTAGACAGAAGAGTAGAGGCTGTTACTCCCATAGAGGACAAAAATCTAAAAGAGGAACTATCACAACTGCTAGATATTTATCTGAATGACAACTGCAATTCATGGGAAATGAATAAAGATGGAATATTCATTCAACAAAAGTCTCAAGATAAAGAGAAGTCTGCTCAAAACCTTTTAATCCATACAAATAAAAAGTAACTACGAAAATACAATTAGAAAATTACTTAAGTCTTAATACCTAAAAACTAACGGTTTTTACATTGCAACGCAAAGAAGAACTGAAAGTTTTTTATTTAATTTGCACTAACCCCTCGTAAAAGTGCTAGCTTCAAAGCAAACATTTTTTTAGGAGGCCAGGGTGATGGGGATCCCTCTGGAATCTACCAATGATGGTTCGTCATCATCTGTAGATCTTGCTATATCAAGCAATTCAAAAAATCAGCAAGAAAAATCTGCTGGCAATAGTCAAGCTTCTCGAAACCGAACAGGTGGCAGACTTGCAACTGATTCAATTGGTTTTTATCTAAGTAGTATTGGCAGAGTGCCGTTGTTAACGCCAGCCGAAGAGATCGAGTTAGCGCACCATGTCCAAAAAATGAAGGAATTATTAGATATAGAGAAAGAAAAGTTATCTGCTCGGCAACGTCATCAAATTCGTATGGGGAAAAGAGCACGAGATAGGATGATGGCTGCAAACCTACGACTTGTTGTAAGTGTTGCTAAGAAATATCAGAATCAAGGTCTGGAACTTCTTGATTTGGTTCAAGAAGGGGCAATTGGCTTAGAACGTGCTGTTGATAAATTTGATCCTGCAATGGGATATAAGTTTTCAACCTATGCCTATTGGTGGATACGTCAAGGAATGACAAGAGCTATAGACAATAGTGCTAGAACAATTCGCTTGCCTATTCACATCAGTGAAAAGCTCTCAAAAATGCGTCGGATTTCGAGAGAACTATCTCATCGCTTTGGACGACAACCCAATAGAGTAGAACTTGCGAATGCCATGGGGATCGAACCTCAAGATTTAGAAGATCTTGTAGCCCAAAGTGCTCCTTGTGCTTCATTAGATTCTCATGCACGTGGGGAGGAAGATCGCAGTACCCTTGGCGAATTAATTCCAGACCCTAATTATGATGAGCCAATGGCAGGGATGGATAGAAAGATGCAAAAAGAGCATTTAGGAGGATGGTTGTCTCAATTAAATGAAAGAGAGCAAAAGATTATGCGTTTACGATTTGGACTTGATGGTGAAGAGCCTTTAACTTTGGCTGAAATTGGTAGACAAATTAATGTATCTAGAGAACGGGTGAGGCAACTGGAAGCAAAAGCGATTCTGAAGCTAAGAGTAATGACAACGCATCAACAAGCAGCTTAATTTTTAAAGTTGAGCATTTTAATACCTCTATTAATAATTGGTGGATGGTTAAGCCTGGTCTTACTAAGTTCATTACTTTCC is a window from the Prochlorococcus marinus str. MIT 9211 genome containing:
- the queC gene encoding 7-cyano-7-deazaguanine synthase QueC — protein: MLANNKPISIALLSGGLDSATATAMALEAGHNVIGISFDYGQRHKRELEAAIELAAHLNLLGHEIINVNLAKWGGSSLTDLQQSVPTQGIIKGKIPNTYVPGRNTVFIAIGLSLAEAKGANQIVLGINAMDYSGYPDCRPDYLKSFQALANLASKAGREGNAPKLWAPLIHLNKVEIIQEALRLNIPIDKTWSCYNGLEKPCGLCDSCRIRNEALEKAGRSDLSTREEI
- a CDS encoding anthranilate synthase component I family protein, encoding MIIPIRKLCEWCDPVYVAENLIANFGEDGFIWLDSDGSKIGRWIVLAAEPIDQICSRGLPSQYCNANPFDSLRSLEPGHWTGWLSYEAGAWIEPNNPWKEDSMATLWIARHDPVLKFDLKEQKLWIEGCDPKRLLKLFNWIKDLKNNEAKQTSVQSKSPIRIPLRSWEWLTNEKEYAEKVEIIQEWIKKGDIFQASLSACCKGKKPQNMLAIDIFKKLRHHCPAPFSGIIIASGEASGEGVISTSPERFLKVLPNGTVETRPIKGTRPRQSNAQRDADMAADLICSQKDRAENVMIVDLLRNDLGKVCQPGSIQVTKLVGLESYSQVHHLTSVISGTLRDGKTWVDLLESCWPGGSISGAPKLRACQRLYELEPIARGPYCGSFIHVDWDGQFDSNILIRSLMINKSNLRVNAGCGIVADSDANNEAEELTWKLLPLLKALD
- a CDS encoding aminotransferase class IV; this translates as MNQKLGWIDGHWGSPKELKIPIHDRGINFSDGIFETIFVENGKPQLLIAHLTRWHKNAEILGMTLPPNIEILSPILSEGIEKCALDKGCGSIRLNWSRGHNINRGIDIRQPNDEKSLYIFWIEISHIEPSFQAIATLISKSEKRNAESVISQCKTFNYIQSIQARREAKLAGFDDALLMSTTDEICCGTTANIIVKRNKELLTPRLQSGCLPGIMRAQGLKKGIFKEAKLSPQPQAEDEWLLINSLGCHPITKVNQTSTRLFPNPRDLWKSLLLAN
- the cobA gene encoding uroporphyrinogen-III C-methyltransferase; this translates as MNDDKPGTVYLVGAGPGDPDLLTVKARRLLSQCNALVYDALIPDEVLGFVRDKCECIFVGKRRGHHSTSQVKTNLVLLELAKRHECVVRLKGGDPFVFGRGGEEAIFLEKNGISVQVVPGVTAGIAVPSYFGIPLTHRLAGSSVTFVTGHEGISKTRPSVNWQALAQSTNTLVIYMGVHNLAYIVKELLAGGLDLKTPSAVIQQGTVVGQRLLKTTLENLAKDVKDQNFISPSIVIIGDVVDFQVESCAPFPANVTMPIML
- a CDS encoding anthranilate phosphoribosyltransferase family protein, producing the protein MNENFSQERFKNHLRKIGSGEHTSHGMTRKESADALELILKGSPTPAQIGAFFIAHRIRRPEPQELAGMVDTYIKLGPKLHQNQELTQPICFGMPFDGRSKTAPIYPLAILVLLDAGQPIVLHGAGPMPVKYGVTTEALFNALGLCLTKLSMDAVQNGFVKHGLALIHQPDHFPLAETLISYREEIGKRPPVASMELLWTAHQGKHLLVTGYVHPPTEGRHTKALEILGEQNIVTIKGLEGGTDIPISRTTKATHINNNHEKHLILDPLQYACQGKDIRWEDLDRWRLISMQALNGEGPLAKAVVWNAGIYLWLAKISDSIADGIQKAEVSLTSGSAKATLQQLIKWRAEID
- a CDS encoding MFS transporter, with the protein product MASRNRLIPIQLCAFFTLLDDRLGESFVFPLLPFLLERFTSSGVTLTLLTGSYALAQFTVSPLIGALSDRFGRKPILKICVGGSLVAISLFGITLSLNWTNILPIWATGLPLLLLFIARIIDGLSGGTAATATAILADISTPENRAKTFGLIGLAFGLGFAIGPPLGGRLAEVNPTLAVIPAALFALINLGLVTWFLPETLPINSRNRLPKKRNLNPFSQLSKLFRNPSVRKPCLSFFLFFMAFNGFTAILVLYLKEAFSWTSALSGWVFALVGLIAMIVQGGLIGPLVKQFGELKLTITGLGLLTIGCLLIPMANQENSIPIVFTGAALLATGTGLVTPCLRSLISRRIDISSQGTVLGGLQGLQSLGTFVGGITAGFVYDQLGQKSPFFGGAIILVIVIALLIGIPLDKRKAQVI
- the ppk1 gene encoding polyphosphate kinase 1 is translated as MSKTKLSKDNYLNRELSWIGFNERVLAIALNQKTPLLEQAKFSAIFSNNLDEFFMVRVASLKSQVEAGITKRSEDNQTPKEQLINIRKHLEPLLKKQQSHYKNNLISSYINEKIFLLEYKDLNDRQRTWVDNYFQTAIFPVLTPLAVDPAHPFPFVSNLSLNIAALIRDPETGKEQFARVKVPGRTMDRFITIPNDLSGIDPNPIYNAIPIEQIVAFNLHMLFPGMKVEQHSFFRVTRDADLELRDLEADDLMIALEEGLRKRRIGGEVVRLEVSKDIPVTILELLMEGMAVEEADLYHIDGLLGLDDLQALLKIDMPVLKYPQQRGQTHKLLKSSQRGLLEDGSIKQEEFKSIFSIIKKQDLLLHHPFDLFSTSVEEFINQSAEDPQVMGIKMTLYRVSKDSKIIEALIRAAENGKQVMALVELKARFDEDNNIQWAKQLEKSGVHVVYGVLGLKTHTKIALVIRKEKERLRSYFHIGTGNYNSKTSKLYTDLGLLSVNPELGQDLIELFNYLTGFSKQQTFRKLLVAPVTLRKGMEALIRREIKFAKNGKTGKIRAKMNSLVDPNIINLLYEASEAGVQIELIIRGMCCLYPQRNGLSENIKVISVIGRYLEHSRVFWFHNDGNSEVFIGSADWMRRNLDRRVEAVTPIEDKNLKEELSQLLDIYLNDNCNSWEMNKDGIFIQQKSQDKEKSAQNLLIHTNKK
- a CDS encoding RpoD/SigA family RNA polymerase sigma factor, producing the protein MGIPLESTNDGSSSSVDLAISSNSKNQQEKSAGNSQASRNRTGGRLATDSIGFYLSSIGRVPLLTPAEEIELAHHVQKMKELLDIEKEKLSARQRHQIRMGKRARDRMMAANLRLVVSVAKKYQNQGLELLDLVQEGAIGLERAVDKFDPAMGYKFSTYAYWWIRQGMTRAIDNSARTIRLPIHISEKLSKMRRISRELSHRFGRQPNRVELANAMGIEPQDLEDLVAQSAPCASLDSHARGEEDRSTLGELIPDPNYDEPMAGMDRKMQKEHLGGWLSQLNEREQKIMRLRFGLDGEEPLTLAEIGRQINVSRERVRQLEAKAILKLRVMTTHQQAA